The Triticum aestivum cultivar Chinese Spring chromosome 3A, IWGSC CS RefSeq v2.1, whole genome shotgun sequence genome includes a region encoding these proteins:
- the LOC123062311 gene encoding serine carboxypeptidase-like 18, translating to MIPTTRLLSCCYLLSFIFIAVAPRAIDSKLVTSLPGFDGRLPFRLHTGYVEVDQGTELFYYFVESEAGGEGVPFLLWLTGGDRCSAFSGLAYEIGPVRFVLEPYNGSLPRLHINPNSWTKVAHILFVDSPVGAGFSFAKQPKGYEVGDVSSSLQLHDFLIKWFSDHPKYLKNPFYIGGDSYAGKLVPYIAHIISQGIEAGNSPRINLKGYLVGNPSTGESIDISSKVPYAHGVGIISDQLYETILGHCQGQDYMFPTNDLCAQALDDFNHLLSEVQQAQILLDTCVFASTPARPEADSGTEYSGGAGRRILVGNPPPRPPFGCVTYGYYLSYFWANAEVTRNALGIKEGSVEEWVRCHNGDLPYTIDLRSSIEYHRNVTANGGYRALVYSGDHDALVPHLGTQAWIRSLGFPVAHHWRAWHLHGQSAGFTLTYSNNMTFTTIKGGGHTAPEYEPERCFAMFSRWILGEPL from the exons ATGATCCCGACGACGCGGCTGCTCAGCTGCTGCTACTTGCTGTCGTTCATCttcatcgccgtcgccccgcgtGCGATCGATTCCAAGCTGGTGACCAGCCTCCCCGGCTTCGACGGCCGCCTCCCCTTCCGCCTCCACACTGG GTACGTGGAGGTGGACCAGGGCACGGAGCTCTTCTACTACTTCGTCGAgtcggaggccggcggcgagggggTACCTTTCCTTCTCTGGCTCACCGGCGGCGACCGCTGCTCCGCCTTCAGCGGCCTCGCCTACGAGATCG GTCCCGTCAGGTTCGTCCTGGAGCCCTACAATGGCAGCTTACCACGCCTGCACATCAACCCAAACTCATGGACAAAG GTGGCACACATCCTGTTCGTCGATTCGCCGGTCGGTGCTGGATTTTCCTTTGCCAAGCAACCCAAGGGGTACGAGGTCGGGGATGTGTCCTCCTCATTGCAGCTCCATGACTTCCTCATCAAGTGGTTCAGCGACCACCCCAAATACCTGAAAAATCCTTTCTATATCGGTGGAGATTCCTATGCCGGAAAACTtgtgccatatatcgcacacatcATTTCACAAG GTATTGAAGCAGGAAATAGTCCCCGCATTAATCTTAAG GGATATCTAGTAGGCAACCCATCGACTGGTGAAAGCATCGATATAAGCTCTAAAGTGCCATATGCTCACGGAGTTGGTATAATATCAGATCAGTTGTATGAG ACCATATTGGGCCATTGCCAAGGACAGGACTACATGTTCCCGACAAATGATTTGTGCGCCCAAGCTCTGGATGATTTCAATCAT CTTTTGTCCGAAGTTCAGCAGGCCCAGATTTTGCTGGACACCTGCGTTTTTGCGTCCACTCCAGCCCGGCCAGAAGCTGATAGTGGGACCGAGTACTCGGGTGGCGCTGGTAGGAGGATCCTAGTTGGAAATCCGCCACCTCGCCCTCCATTTGGATGTGTT ACTTATGGGTACTACCTATCGTATTTCTGGGCAAACGCGGAGGTGACCCGAAATGCTCTTGGGATCAAGGAGGGGAGCGTGGAGGAGTGGGTGAGGTGCCACAACGGCGATCTGCCCTACACAATCGACCTCAGGAGCAGCATTGAGTACCACCGGAACGTCACGGCCAATGGTGGCTACCGTGCGCTTGTATACAGCGGCGACCATGACGCATTGGTGCCGCACCTGGGGACACAGGCGTGGATCAGGTCACTTGGCTTCCCCGTGGCACACCATTGGAGGGCGTGGCATCTCCATGGCCAGTCTGCTGG GTTCACCTTAACTTACTCCAACAACATGACATTCACAACCATTAAG GGCGGCGGGCACACCGCGCCGGAGTACGAGCCCGAGAGGTGCTTCGCCATGTTCAGCCGATGGATACTCGGCGAACCACTCTAG
- the LOC123062312 gene encoding uncharacterized protein, with amino-acid sequence MELATRDLAALGAADLVRVSAAIPRAAPRTFALLTACLVFPLSFAVLAHSLFTHPILRRIRTSDYTATSAQWVALFAYQFLYLIFLFTFSLLSTAAAVFTVASLYAAKPASIASSLSALPPILPRLLRTFLWVSLLMLAYHVGFVLTVVLLILLFDPPMTASTPPPLSFLLALLAVAFLFLAIHVYISALWHLASVISVLEPLCGLAAMSKSRQLLQGRTRTAAVLVFSYFAICGLITGMFRSAVVKARGEEGSLDMSLAGRIGVGALLVSVLVCVNLLGLLAQSVFYYACKAYHNQEIDRTALYEHLGGYLGEYVPLKSNIQMENL; translated from the coding sequence ATGGAGCTGGCGACGCGCGATCTCGCGGCGCTGGGCGCGGCGGACCTGGTCCGGGTCTCCGCCGCGATCCCGCGCGCCGCGCCGCGCACCTTCGCGCTGCTCACCGCCTGCCTCGTCTTCCCGCTCTCCTTCGCCGTGCTGGCGCACTCCCTCTTCACCCACCCCATCCTCCGCCGCATCCGCACCTCCGACTACACCGCCACCTCCGCGCAGTGGGTCGCCCTCTTCGCCTACCAGTTCCTCTACCTCATCTTCCTCTTCACCTTCTCGctcctctccaccgccgccgccgtcttcaccGTCGCCTCCCTCTACGCCGCCAAGCCTGCCTCCATCGCCTCCTCGCTCTCCGCGCTGCCGCCCATCCTGCCCCGCCTCCTCCGCACCTTCCTCTGGGTCTCGCTCCTCATGCTCGCCTACCACGTCGGCTTCGtcctcaccgtcgtcctcctcatcctcctcttcgaCCCGCCCATGACCGcctccaccccgccgcccctctccttcctcctcgccctcctcgccgtcgccttccTCTTCCTCGCCATCCACGTCTACATCTCCGCGCTCTGGCACCTCGCCAGCGTCATCTCCGTGCTCGAGCCCCTCTGCGGCCTCGCCGCCATGTCCAAGAGCAGGCAGCTCCTCCAGGGCCGCACCCGCACCGCCGCCGTCCTCGTTTTCTCCTACTTCGCCATCTGCGGCCTCATCACGGGGATGTTCCGTTCGGCCGTCGTCAAGGCGCGGGGCGAGGAGGGGAGCCTCGACATGAGCTTGGCCGGCCGGATAGGCGTCGGCGCTCTGCTCGTCTCTGTTCTCGTCTGTGTCAATCTCTTGGGGCTGCTCGCGCAGAGCGTCTTCTACTACGCCTGCAAGGCCTACCACAACCAGGAGATCGACAGGACCGCGCTGTACGAGCACCTCGGCGGCTACCTTGGCGAGTATGTGCCGCTCAAGAGCAATATCCAGATGGAGAACCTGTGA